One Primulina huaijiensis isolate GDHJ02 chromosome 5, ASM1229523v2, whole genome shotgun sequence DNA segment encodes these proteins:
- the LOC140977850 gene encoding uncharacterized protein: MASRDERYKAGETKGQAQEKAQHGMDTMKDKAQEAKDKASGAARSAQDRTHESKDKTGGYVGAAKDKAFETAEAAKDKASGAAEATKDKASEMTESGKETAQCGKEKTGGVMQQTGEQVKQMARGAADAVKNTVGMGGGATEQGRQGGVEK; the protein is encoded by the exons ATGGCGTCACGAGATGAAAGATATAAAGCTGGTGAAACTAAAGGTCAAGCCCAG GAGAAGGCGCAGCATGGAATGGACACGATGAAAGACAAAGCCCAGGAAGCCAAAGACAAGGCTTCGGGAGCTGCTCGATCGGCTCAGGACCGCACCCACGAATCCAAAGACAAAACCGGCGGCTACGTGGGCGCAGCCAAGGACAAGGCTTTCGAAACGGCTGAAGCCGCGAAGGACAAGGCTTCTGGTGCAGCTGAAGCAACCAAGGATAAGGCATCCGAAATGACTGAGTCTGGCAAGGAAACTGCACAGTGTGGGAAAGAGAAGACCGGTGGGGTCATGCAGCAGACTGGTGAACAGGTGAAGCAGATGGCCAGAGGAGCGGCGGATGCTGTGAAGAATACGGTCGGCATGGGTGGCGGCGCCACGGAGCAGGGCCGCCAGGGAGGAGTGGAGAAGTAG
- the LOC140976519 gene encoding uncharacterized protein produces the protein MPKERRLNSRSFDRARVSPYSCSFKDTGCKDDGTSPLVGDEREWEEARCPICMEHPHNAVLLLCSSQEKGCRPFMCDTSYRHSNCLDQFRKSFASSTTGQKSDLVCPLCRGCITGWVVKAPARRFMNSKPRCCSLETCNISGNYTELRKHARLEHPSDRPSETIAIRQSNWTTLERQLDINDALVHQLDFEDAWDGWPSWDELGDADFWSDGTFFDFPMEEMSDFDDDIFGSLPLSDASVFSSLETEGSDSDFSREYDSLDRRSTADNSSPSYNDQSPSSSSRPTSMYHRENNPTISESSPTSHSQ, from the coding sequence ATGCCAAAAGAAAGAAGGTTGAATTCTCGATCTTTTGATCGGGCTAGGGTATCTCCTTATTCTTGCAGCTTCAAGGACACAGGTTGCAAGGATGATGGAACGTCCCCTCTTGTTGGGGATGAAAGAGAATGGGAAGAAGCCCGATGCCCCATTTGCATGGAGCATCCACACAATGCTGTCCTGTTACTATGTTCCTCCCAGGAGAAAGGTTGTCGCCCTTTCATGTGCGACACGAGCTACCGACACTCAAATTGCCTTGatcaatttcgaaaatcattTGCATCTTCAACGACAGGACAGAAGTCTGACCTCGTTTGCCCCCTTTGTCGGGGATGTATCACAGGGTGGGTTGTCAAAGCGCCTGCAAGGAGGTTCATGAACTCGAAACCAAGATGCTGTTCTCTAGAAACATGCAATATCAGTGGAAATTATACCGAGCTAAGGAAGCATGCTAGACTTGAACATCCCTCTGATCGTCCATCAGAAACCATTGCAATCCGGCAATCAAACTGGACAACATTGGAGCGTCAACTAGATATCAATGATGCACTTGTACACCAGTTGGATTTTGAAGATGCCTGGGATGGGTGGCCTAGCTGGGATGAGTTGGGGGATGCTGATTTTTGGAGTGATGGAACCTTCTTTGATTTCCCTATGGAAGAAATGTCTGATTTTGACGATGACATATTTGGTAGTCTACCTCTATCTGATGCCTCTGTGTTCTCATCTCTGGAAACAGAGGGGAGCGATTCTGATTTCTCAAGAGAATATGACAGTCTCGATAGGAGATCAACGGCAGATAATTCAAGTCCAAGCTACAACGATCAAAGTCCGTCGTCGAGTTCAAGGCCAACATCGATGTATCACAGAGAAAACAACCCAACCATTTCTGAGTCCAGTCCAACATCACACAGTCAATGA